In Alphaproteobacteria bacterium, a genomic segment contains:
- a CDS encoding extracellular solute-binding protein, with product MQILLVLFFALLAFPAHADAKDTPIAGVQNAHGVALHGAPKYPADFKHLDYVNPNAPKGGEIRTAVIGGFDTLNAYILKGEQAAGLSSIYETLMESTNDEPNSAYGLLAESISYPDDKSYVSFKLRPEAKFNDGTPVTVDDVIWSFNTLKTKGHPFYRAYYHEVAKVEKIGEREVKFTFVKGGNTELPMIMGQLPILPEHDWVKRKFEETTLEKPIGSGPYQIESFEPGRTITYSRVKNYWGANQPINVGRYNFDRIRYDYYRDQTVAHEAFLAGKWDFKLENVAKNWATGYNAPVVNNKLVKKEEIPNQLPQGMQAFAYNLRRPIFQDIKVREALAYAFDFEWSNKSLAFGAYHRTASYYENSELAGHGLPSAEELKILEPYRGRIPDRVFTEEYRPPKTDGSGNNRDNMRKAQELLMQAGWTLKDGMLVNAKGEPFKFEILIDSPMFERWIQPFMRNLEKLGIKVDLRLVDTAQYQNRLQDFTFDMIVQVFPQSISPGNEQLDFWGSSRADVVGSKNICGIKDKVVDELVDKLIRAKGRTELVNITKALDRVLLWNFNVIPQWHTKTYRIAYWDMFGRPAINPPYGLPVTETWWIDDEKLAKLNATGKRAK from the coding sequence ATGCAGATACTCCTCGTTCTATTCTTCGCCCTTCTCGCATTTCCAGCTCACGCCGATGCCAAAGATACACCGATTGCAGGTGTGCAAAATGCTCACGGCGTTGCACTTCACGGCGCGCCGAAGTATCCGGCTGATTTCAAACATCTGGATTATGTGAACCCCAACGCCCCAAAGGGCGGGGAAATCCGCACCGCGGTGATTGGCGGCTTTGATACGCTTAATGCCTACATCCTGAAAGGCGAGCAAGCTGCGGGGCTTAGCAGCATCTATGAAACATTGATGGAAAGCACAAATGATGAGCCCAATAGCGCATACGGGCTGCTGGCCGAAAGCATCAGCTATCCTGATGATAAATCCTACGTATCATTCAAACTGCGTCCCGAAGCCAAATTCAACGATGGAACGCCTGTTACGGTTGACGACGTCATCTGGAGCTTTAATACGCTTAAAACCAAAGGCCACCCATTCTACCGCGCTTATTATCATGAAGTAGCCAAGGTTGAAAAAATTGGCGAGCGCGAAGTAAAATTTACCTTTGTGAAAGGTGGCAATACCGAATTACCGATGATTATGGGACAGCTTCCTATTTTGCCGGAACATGATTGGGTAAAGCGCAAATTTGAAGAAACGACACTGGAAAAGCCTATTGGTAGCGGCCCATACCAAATTGAAAGTTTTGAGCCCGGCCGCACCATAACCTACAGCCGAGTCAAAAATTACTGGGGCGCGAACCAGCCAATTAATGTGGGGCGTTATAATTTCGACCGCATCCGCTATGATTACTACCGTGACCAAACGGTTGCGCATGAAGCGTTCCTTGCCGGAAAATGGGATTTCAAGCTTGAAAACGTGGCAAAGAATTGGGCAACGGGTTACAACGCGCCTGTTGTAAATAACAAACTGGTAAAAAAAGAAGAAATTCCAAACCAGTTGCCGCAAGGCATGCAGGCCTTTGCGTATAATCTTCGTCGCCCAATATTTCAGGATATAAAAGTGCGCGAAGCTTTGGCGTATGCGTTTGACTTTGAATGGTCAAACAAATCCCTTGCATTTGGCGCATATCACCGCACGGCAAGCTATTATGAAAATTCGGAACTTGCAGGCCATGGCCTGCCAAGCGCGGAGGAACTAAAAATCCTTGAGCCCTATCGCGGCCGCATTCCTGATCGTGTATTTACAGAAGAATACCGCCCGCCCAAAACCGATGGCAGCGGTAATAACCGGGACAATATGCGCAAAGCTCAGGAATTGCTGATGCAGGCCGGATGGACGTTGAAAGACGGTATGTTGGTGAATGCCAAAGGTGAACCGTTCAAATTTGAAATCCTGATTGATAGCCCCATGTTTGAACGCTGGATTCAGCCCTTTATGCGTAATCTTGAAAAGCTGGGCATCAAGGTCGATTTACGTCTGGTTGATACCGCACAGTACCAAAACCGCTTGCAGGATTTCACATTTGACATGATTGTGCAGGTATTCCCGCAATCCATCTCTCCGGGCAATGAGCAACTGGATTTCTGGGGTTCATCACGCGCCGATGTGGTGGGCAGCAAAAACATTTGTGGCATTAAGGATAAAGTAGTCGATGAACTGGTCGATAAACTTATCCGTGCTAAAGGCCGTACTGAATTGGTCAACATAACCAAGGCGCTGGACCGTGTGTTGCTATGGAACTTCAACGTCATCCCGCAATGGCATACCAAAACATACCGCATAGCCTATTGGGATATGTTTGGCCGCCCTGCTATCAATCCGCCATATGGTCTTCCGGTTACTGAAACATGGTGGATTGATGATGAAAAACTTGCCAAACTGAATGCCACCGGTAAACGGGCTAAATAG
- a CDS encoding response regulator yields the protein MVNNHILIIEDTHTMAALYAKYLTTQGYEVDIAETGRKGLSMIAEHVYSAIVLDLNLPDMNGMEILQHMQTTIPSVPVIVVTAYGSLGAAVDSIKHGAFDFIMKPFASARLNTTVKLAIDHSTLKRELQELKANMFDSLKKLPNDNAWSHG from the coding sequence ATGGTAAACAATCACATTCTTATCATCGAAGATACGCACACAATGGCGGCACTCTATGCCAAATACCTGACCACCCAAGGGTATGAAGTGGACATAGCAGAAACTGGACGCAAGGGGCTGAGTATGATAGCCGAGCATGTATACTCAGCGATTGTGCTTGATTTGAATTTGCCTGATATGAATGGCATGGAAATTTTACAGCATATGCAAACAACCATTCCATCTGTTCCGGTGATTGTGGTTACCGCCTATGGGTCACTGGGTGCTGCCGTTGACTCCATTAAGCATGGTGCGTTCGACTTTATTATGAAACCATTTGCCTCGGCTCGGCTTAATACCACTGTAAAACTGGCGATTGACCACAGCACGCTGAAACGTGAATTACAGGAATTAAAAGCGAACATGTTTGATAGCTTGAAAAAGCTGCCTAATGATAATGCATGGTCGCACGGCTAG
- a CDS encoding glycosyltransferase family 39 protein, with amino-acid sequence MPPIPPNHAELDKHASKFFWGFVALHVVCWTFLPSLIQPNAPLDTVEGFVWGNEMQWGYYKHPPLQAWLLQFVAYIFGNSGFGYFGLSALTIGISFWAIYRTGRLFTTRMNALVATLLCEGIVYFNFLSPEFNPNVLQLMTWSLSAYAFSNAVLRDKLKHWLLLAVFFALGIYAKYSIALLGLGFFIFMITHQDARRFFTTYKPYLALAIFAALIAPHVIWLIQHNFLPFTYALSRSDEAKNVMERLYFPFRFTLTQILDMVPMIALVSMLLNFRQRPPKLAHFRHDLLAYLAFAPLALNFIISLCTGHKALDMWGMPYLSFIPLWLIVNAPLDLSMKNLKPFAIAWGFVFVISLGAFYFSVAMAPSYGFKPLRGHFSGAELSRIMHEKWQSATNTPLTYIVSDAWLGGNIALYSPDVAKRPHVFIDGNALISPWIDMNEVIEKGALVVWRENAPKPVFLNNISPKIEEMDVPWQTVTKMPPLHIYWTIVAPNSAPK; translated from the coding sequence ATGCCTCCGATACCGCCCAATCACGCAGAGCTAGATAAACACGCATCGAAGTTTTTCTGGGGCTTTGTGGCGCTGCACGTAGTGTGCTGGACGTTCCTTCCTTCGCTCATTCAACCCAATGCGCCGCTTGATACGGTAGAAGGGTTTGTGTGGGGCAATGAGATGCAATGGGGCTATTATAAGCATCCGCCCTTGCAAGCATGGCTTCTGCAATTCGTTGCGTACATTTTCGGCAATTCTGGCTTTGGCTATTTCGGGCTTTCGGCCCTTACCATTGGTATCAGCTTCTGGGCCATTTATCGCACAGGGCGGCTGTTCACAACGCGCATGAACGCGCTGGTCGCAACCCTCCTATGTGAAGGGATTGTCTATTTCAATTTTCTTTCGCCTGAATTTAATCCCAATGTATTACAGTTGATGACATGGTCGCTATCGGCCTATGCGTTTTCAAATGCAGTTCTGCGCGACAAATTAAAACACTGGTTATTGCTGGCGGTGTTTTTTGCACTTGGCATTTATGCCAAGTATTCCATCGCACTGCTTGGCCTTGGCTTTTTTATCTTTATGATCACGCATCAGGATGCGCGTAGATTTTTTACGACATACAAACCGTATCTTGCTTTGGCGATATTCGCGGCACTCATTGCGCCGCATGTGATCTGGTTAATTCAGCATAACTTTCTGCCATTCACCTATGCGTTAAGCCGAAGCGACGAAGCCAAGAATGTTATGGAGCGGTTATACTTCCCCTTTCGTTTTACGCTGACACAGATTTTAGACATGGTGCCGATGATCGCATTGGTTTCAATGTTATTGAATTTCCGCCAGCGCCCGCCAAAACTGGCGCATTTCCGCCATGATTTATTGGCTTATTTGGCATTTGCACCACTTGCCCTTAACTTCATCATATCACTTTGCACGGGGCACAAGGCGCTTGATATGTGGGGTATGCCCTATTTGAGTTTTATCCCACTGTGGCTGATTGTGAATGCGCCGCTCGACTTATCCATGAAAAATTTAAAGCCTTTTGCGATTGCATGGGGTTTTGTGTTTGTCATATCGCTCGGCGCATTTTATTTCAGTGTGGCGATGGCACCATCTTATGGGTTCAAACCATTACGTGGACACTTCTCTGGAGCGGAACTGTCACGCATCATGCACGAGAAATGGCAAAGCGCGACGAACACACCGCTTACGTATATTGTTAGCGATGCGTGGCTAGGCGGAAACATCGCATTGTATTCGCCCGACGTCGCAAAGCGCCCGCATGTGTTTATTGATGGTAATGCGCTGATTAGCCCGTGGATTGATATGAATGAGGTCATTGAAAAAGGTGCCCTGGTTGTTTGGCGCGAAAATGCACCAAAACCGGTTTTTTTGAATAATATTTCACCCAAGATAGAGGAAATGGATGTGCCGTGGCAAACCGTTACAAAAATGCCACCGCTACATATCTATTGGACAATTGTCGCTCCAAATAGCGCGCCTAAATAG
- a CDS encoding glycosyltransferase family 2 protein: MPELTMQITNHPVLSVILPCHNEADNLDLLFSRLEAVFDRMALPYELIAVDDGSTDDTYARLVAHHNRNPRIVTIRLARNFGKENTVSCGLAHARGKAAIIMDSDLQHPPEVIPELYTKWQEGAQMVYALRRNRDTDGVARRQFSHLYYWLFDKIGDIKLPEGAGDFRLLDRRVVDAVNALPERSRFMKGLMSWVGFTTASVEFDVAPRHKGQSSWSPIGLVRFAFDGLLSFSSIPLRMWTAIGVAVSVFAFLYMIVLLIQTSIFGVDVPGFATIMVSVLMLGGIQLIGLGVVAEYIARIFVEVKQRPLYFIADQRGIDTPMDMTANASDTAQSRRAR; the protein is encoded by the coding sequence ATGCCAGAGTTAACCATGCAAATTACCAATCATCCCGTCCTTAGCGTGATACTGCCTTGCCATAACGAGGCAGATAATCTCGATTTGCTATTCAGCCGCCTTGAGGCCGTTTTCGATCGAATGGCGCTGCCCTACGAACTGATTGCAGTTGATGACGGCAGCACCGATGATACCTATGCGCGGCTTGTCGCGCATCATAACCGTAATCCGCGTATTGTTACCATTCGGCTTGCCCGCAATTTTGGCAAGGAAAATACCGTCAGCTGCGGTCTTGCCCACGCGCGTGGTAAAGCAGCGATTATTATGGACAGCGATCTTCAGCACCCGCCTGAAGTCATTCCTGAATTATACACGAAGTGGCAAGAAGGCGCGCAGATGGTCTATGCGCTGCGCCGCAACCGCGATACCGATGGTGTCGCACGCCGCCAATTCAGCCATTTGTATTACTGGCTATTCGATAAAATCGGCGACATCAAATTACCCGAAGGCGCTGGTGATTTCCGTTTGCTTGACCGCCGCGTAGTCGATGCCGTGAATGCATTGCCGGAACGCAGTCGTTTCATGAAAGGGCTGATGAGCTGGGTTGGCTTTACAACGGCCAGCGTTGAATTCGATGTTGCCCCGCGGCACAAGGGACAATCCAGTTGGTCGCCTATTGGCCTTGTGCGATTTGCATTTGATGGCTTGCTCTCGTTCAGCAGTATTCCGCTTCGCATGTGGACCGCGATTGGCGTGGCGGTTTCGGTGTTTGCATTTCTTTACATGATTGTATTGCTTATCCAGACATCTATCTTTGGTGTGGATGTACCAGGCTTTGCAACCATCATGGTCAGCGTGTTAATGCTTGGTGGCATTCAGTTGATTGGCCTTGGCGTCGTTGCCGAATACATTGCGCGTATTTTTGTGGAAGTAAAACAGCGCCCACTTTATTTCATTGCCGACCAACGTGGCATTGATACACCCATGGATATGACGGCCAATGCCTCCGATACCGCCCAATCACGCAGAGCTAGATAA
- the rpsU gene encoding 30S ribosomal protein S21 produces MQVSVRDNNVDQALRALKKKLQREGVFREMKLRRYYEKPSEKKAREGSEAVRRLRKVERKRREREGF; encoded by the coding sequence TTGCAAGTTAGCGTACGCGATAATAATGTGGACCAGGCGCTTCGCGCGTTGAAGAAGAAATTACAACGCGAAGGTGTGTTTCGTGAAATGAAGCTGCGTCGCTACTATGAAAAGCCATCTGAAAAGAAGGCACGTGAGGGTTCTGAAGCTGTGCGTCGTCTCCGTAAGGTTGAACGCAAGCGCCGCGAACGCGAAGGCTTCTAG
- a CDS encoding COQ9 family protein, with product MKHSAEDLSKEMLINAALRQVPFEGWTRRALEKAEEAEGLQHGTFAAYFPGGIQDFIKQMHQWVDSEMQRKIAAQPDFETSKIREKIYRCVMARIETLTPHREAMRRLAGHQLLPWNKPWGLRDLGSAADAMWKLAGDRSVDYNFYTKRILLSGVYVSTLNHWFDDMSDEFESTKTFLRARIENVLKFGKFVGGIKERFAKKAA from the coding sequence ATGAAACATTCGGCTGAAGATTTATCTAAAGAAATGCTCATTAACGCTGCCCTGCGTCAGGTGCCTTTTGAAGGCTGGACGAGGCGGGCCCTTGAAAAAGCCGAGGAAGCTGAAGGGCTGCAGCACGGAACCTTTGCGGCCTATTTTCCCGGCGGGATACAAGATTTTATCAAGCAAATGCACCAATGGGTGGATAGTGAAATGCAGCGCAAGATTGCCGCTCAGCCCGATTTTGAAACGTCCAAAATCCGCGAGAAAATTTATCGCTGCGTCATGGCACGAATTGAAACGCTGACCCCACACCGCGAAGCGATGCGCCGTTTAGCAGGCCACCAATTATTGCCATGGAACAAACCGTGGGGGCTTCGCGATTTAGGAAGCGCCGCCGATGCCATGTGGAAATTGGCGGGTGATCGTTCGGTTGATTATAATTTTTATACTAAACGCATTCTGCTATCGGGCGTATATGTTTCAACACTTAATCACTGGTTTGATGATATGAGCGATGAGTTTGAAAGCACCAAAACATTCCTACGCGCACGCATTGAAAACGTGCTGAAATTTGGCAAATTTGTGGGCGGTATCAAAGAGAGGTTTGCGAAGAAAGCGGCGTGA
- a CDS encoding ClpXP protease specificity-enhancing factor SspB yields MTEEDLRYDLMVEGALRRVVSDTLKMVAERGLPGSHHFYISFLTEYVGVQIPQHLHEQYPKEMTIVLQYQYYGLVVTETGFSVTLSFNNIKERLTIPFGAITTFADPSVNFALQFQTMEDGDEEDAFDDDSANEEVKKSSTPKDDGEKGVVISLDQFRKKNATTETKE; encoded by the coding sequence ATGACTGAAGAAGATTTACGGTACGATTTAATGGTCGAAGGCGCGCTGCGCCGCGTGGTTTCCGATACCTTGAAAATGGTTGCGGAACGCGGGCTTCCCGGTAGCCACCATTTTTATATTTCATTCTTGACCGAATATGTTGGTGTACAAATCCCCCAGCACTTGCATGAACAATATCCAAAGGAAATGACCATTGTATTGCAGTACCAGTACTATGGGCTGGTAGTCACGGAAACCGGATTTAGCGTTACCTTAAGCTTCAACAACATCAAAGAACGCCTGACCATTCCGTTTGGGGCGATTACCACTTTTGCCGATCCATCGGTGAACTTCGCATTGCAGTTCCAGACCATGGAAGATGGCGATGAAGAAGATGCCTTTGATGATGACAGCGCAAATGAAGAAGTGAAAAAGTCATCCACACCAAAGGATGATGGTGAAAAAGGCGTTGTTATCAGCCTTGACCAATTCCGTAAAAAGAATGCAACGACAGAAACGAAAGAATAG
- the thyX gene encoding FAD-dependent thymidylate synthase, which translates to MPVSAEQRSEIEQIRSQTVPTRRATVPALEEILYEPLPVLDHGFVRVIDYMGDDNAVVQAARVSYGKGTKKVSEDAGLIKYLMRHWHSTPFEMCEIKFHVKLPIFVARQWIRHRTANVNEYSARYSIMDKEFYLPQRDQMAVQSTQNRQGRGQTLSDAESARVMELLKQDSERVYAHYKEMLNEDEAGNVIDVGREGFARELARMNLTLNYYTQWYWKVDLHNLMHFLRLRADAHAQYEIRVYADVMIDVLSRWCPHTFAAFKEYRMGGAQISTTGLTIVQRMLRGEKVTQADSGLSKREWNELMDDLGLENLKA; encoded by the coding sequence ATGCCCGTTTCCGCTGAACAACGCTCTGAAATTGAACAAATCCGCTCACAAACCGTACCTACCCGCCGTGCAACAGTGCCAGCGTTGGAAGAAATTCTCTACGAACCGCTGCCGGTGCTCGACCACGGCTTTGTTCGCGTAATTGATTATATGGGCGATGATAATGCGGTTGTTCAGGCAGCGCGTGTGTCATACGGCAAAGGCACCAAAAAAGTCAGCGAGGATGCGGGGCTTATCAAATATCTGATGCGACATTGGCACTCCACACCCTTTGAAATGTGTGAAATCAAATTCCATGTCAAATTGCCGATTTTCGTGGCGCGCCAATGGATACGTCATCGCACCGCCAATGTGAACGAATACTCTGCGCGTTATTCGATTATGGATAAGGAATTTTATTTGCCGCAACGTGACCAGATGGCGGTGCAATCCACGCAGAACCGTCAAGGACGTGGACAAACATTAAGCGATGCGGAATCTGCGCGCGTGATGGAACTTTTGAAGCAAGACAGCGAACGCGTTTATGCCCATTACAAAGAAATGCTGAACGAAGATGAGGCCGGCAACGTGATCGATGTTGGCCGCGAAGGATTTGCACGCGAATTGGCGCGTATGAATTTGACGCTGAATTATTACACGCAGTGGTACTGGAAAGTTGATTTGCACAATTTGATGCACTTCCTTCGTTTGCGCGCCGATGCGCATGCGCAATACGAAATCCGTGTTTATGCAGATGTTATGATAGATGTGCTCTCACGCTGGTGCCCGCATACCTTTGCCGCATTTAAGGAATACCGCATGGGTGGCGCGCAAATATCTACCACAGGCTTGACCATCGTTCAACGCATGCTGCGCGGTGAAAAAGTAACGCAGGCGGATAGCGGCCTTTCCAAGCGTGAATGGAATGAATTGATGGATGATTTAGGGCTCGAAAACTTAAAGGCGTAA
- the nhaA gene encoding Na+/H+ antiporter NhaA translates to MPLRFINKFLHGQYSSSIVLIFATALAMFLANSFAAESYHSILQAHFGIKTDFLTLDLSVEHWVNDGLMVLFFLLVGLEIKREFMQGELGTLSKAAFPVICAVGGVVAPALIFLFINKGHHEHWQGWAIPTATDIAFALGLLALGGKNVPLSLKVFLTALAIIDDLIAILIIALFYGEPLNIDAFFVAVVVMFVLLRLNVMNVKRIWPYLLMGFFLWLSVLQSGLHPTIAGVLLAIMIPVSENKEKSPLHRLENALHPVSAFFIMPVFALVNAGLLFSGISVGDLWNPLPLGIMAGLFFGKQIGIVLAGKVAIHLGWAQLPEDVSPRQFYAASVLAGIGFTMSLFIGSLAFKSGEQDNLVRLGVMAGSLISAIVGVMLLRWDGRKKIAAN, encoded by the coding sequence ATGCCACTAAGGTTTATCAATAAATTTCTGCACGGCCAGTATTCCAGCAGTATTGTCCTGATATTTGCAACTGCGTTGGCTATGTTCTTGGCAAATTCTTTTGCTGCTGAAAGTTATCATTCCATTTTACAGGCGCATTTTGGCATAAAGACTGATTTTCTGACGCTCGATCTATCGGTGGAGCACTGGGTCAATGACGGATTGATGGTGCTTTTTTTTCTACTGGTGGGTTTAGAAATCAAACGTGAATTCATGCAGGGCGAACTGGGGACGCTAAGTAAGGCCGCATTCCCGGTTATCTGCGCGGTGGGCGGCGTGGTTGCGCCAGCGTTGATATTCCTGTTCATCAATAAAGGGCATCATGAGCATTGGCAGGGTTGGGCTATTCCTACGGCAACGGATATAGCCTTCGCGCTTGGGCTGCTAGCGCTTGGCGGAAAAAATGTACCGCTATCATTAAAGGTATTTTTGACCGCGCTAGCAATTATCGATGATTTAATTGCGATTTTGATTATCGCGCTATTTTATGGAGAGCCATTGAATATTGATGCGTTCTTTGTTGCGGTGGTGGTTATGTTTGTGCTGCTAAGGCTGAACGTCATGAACGTCAAACGCATATGGCCATATTTGCTTATGGGCTTTTTCTTGTGGCTATCTGTTTTACAATCTGGCCTGCATCCAACCATTGCGGGCGTATTGCTGGCCATTATGATACCCGTGAGTGAAAATAAGGAAAAATCGCCCCTGCACAGATTAGAAAATGCGCTGCATCCTGTGTCAGCATTTTTTATCATGCCAGTTTTTGCATTGGTGAATGCTGGGCTTTTATTTAGCGGTATAAGTGTTGGGGATTTATGGAACCCCCTGCCTCTGGGGATTATGGCGGGTCTATTTTTTGGCAAGCAAATCGGGATTGTACTGGCAGGTAAGGTGGCGATCCACCTTGGCTGGGCGCAGTTGCCGGAGGATGTTAGCCCGCGCCAATTCTATGCGGCTTCAGTACTGGCAGGAATTGGCTTTACCATGAGTTTGTTCATCGGCTCGCTTGCATTCAAATCTGGCGAACAGGATAATCTGGTGCGGCTTGGCGTGATGGCTGGTTCACTTATATCGGCGATTGTCGGTGTGATGCTGCTGCGCTGGGATGGAAGAAAAAAAATTGCAGCGAATTAA
- a CDS encoding peptide chain release factor 3 has protein sequence MSKDEQIKEVMRRRTFAIIAHPDAGKTTLTEKLLLFGGAILLAGAVKARGDARRARSDWMKVERERGISVSASVMSFEFDNKAFNLLDTPGHEDFSEDTYRTLTAVDSAVMVIDGAKGIETQTRKLFEVCRMRDIPIITFINKMDREARDPFDLMDEIEKTLALDVTPASWPIGSGRDFLGCYDVIRDRLFLLNRKGFAAKVDEGIKCTGLDDPQLAEHLPEEALAKLRDDVQMVRALCKPFDEQAYREGHMTPVFFGSAVNNFGVRELLQGLADFAPSPRPQPAAERIVNPQEEKVTGFVFKVQANMDPNHRDRIAFVRLCSGHFKRGMKLKHIRSEKTMAVNNAVLFLARERELAEDAYAGDIMGIPNHGTLRIGDTLSETEILRYVGVPSFAPEVLQRVHLDDPMKVKHLRKALEHFAEEGASQVFKPLSGSDWIVGVVGPLQFEVLSARIEAEYGLPAKFEGAGVEYARWVEGDAIKMKAFTEKYRMSLAEDHDGALVFLARNAWHLDRTKEENPDLVFSKTREMNKAAA, from the coding sequence ATGTCTAAAGACGAACAAATCAAAGAAGTGATGCGTCGCCGTACTTTTGCGATTATCGCGCATCCTGACGCTGGTAAAACCACACTTACCGAAAAGCTGTTGCTGTTCGGGGGCGCGATTTTGCTGGCTGGAGCAGTTAAAGCACGCGGCGATGCCCGCCGCGCACGTTCTGACTGGATGAAGGTTGAGCGCGAGCGCGGCATTTCGGTTTCGGCTTCCGTCATGAGTTTTGAGTTTGACAACAAAGCTTTCAATCTTCTTGATACTCCCGGCCACGAAGATTTCTCCGAAGATACGTATCGTACGCTTACCGCGGTAGATAGCGCGGTGATGGTGATTGACGGCGCCAAAGGTATCGAAACACAAACACGCAAACTATTCGAAGTTTGCCGCATGCGCGATATTCCTATCATCACCTTCATTAACAAGATGGACCGGGAAGCGCGCGACCCGTTTGATTTGATGGATGAAATTGAAAAGACCCTCGCACTGGATGTAACACCCGCCAGCTGGCCGATTGGTTCAGGCCGCGATTTCCTGGGTTGCTATGACGTTATCCGCGATCGTTTATTCCTGTTGAACCGCAAAGGGTTTGCCGCCAAGGTCGATGAAGGCATTAAATGCACTGGTCTTGATGACCCGCAACTGGCAGAGCACTTGCCCGAAGAGGCGCTGGCCAAGCTGCGCGATGATGTGCAGATGGTGCGCGCATTATGTAAACCGTTTGATGAACAAGCCTACCGCGAAGGGCACATGACGCCTGTATTCTTTGGCAGCGCCGTGAATAACTTTGGTGTGCGGGAATTATTGCAAGGTCTTGCTGACTTTGCGCCATCCCCTCGGCCGCAACCTGCGGCTGAACGCATCGTGAATCCGCAGGAAGAAAAGGTTACGGGTTTTGTATTCAAGGTGCAGGCCAATATGGACCCCAACCACCGCGACCGCATTGCCTTCGTGCGTTTATGCTCTGGGCATTTTAAGCGCGGTATGAAGCTCAAACATATCCGAAGTGAAAAGACCATGGCGGTTAATAACGCTGTGTTGTTCTTGGCGCGTGAACGGGAACTCGCCGAAGATGCGTATGCCGGTGATATTATGGGTATTCCCAACCACGGCACGTTGCGTATCGGTGATACATTAAGCGAAACCGAAATCTTGCGTTACGTCGGCGTACCCAGCTTCGCCCCAGAAGTATTGCAGCGTGTGCATCTCGATGACCCGATGAAGGTTAAACATCTACGCAAAGCCTTGGAACATTTTGCTGAAGAAGGCGCAAGCCAGGTATTCAAGCCATTAAGCGGCTCGGATTGGATTGTGGGCGTCGTTGGCCCGTTACAATTCGAAGTATTAAGCGCCCGTATTGAAGCCGAATATGGCTTACCCGCAAAATTTGAAGGCGCAGGGGTTGAATATGCACGTTGGGTTGAGGGTGATGCGATTAAGATGAAAGCATTTACTGAAAAATACCGCATGTCCTTGGCTGAAGACCATGATGGCGCATTGGTATTCTTGGCGCGTAACGCTTGGCACCTTGACCGCACCAAGGAAGAAAACCCTGATTTGGTATTCAGCAAAACACGTGAGATGAATAAGGCTGCGGCTTAA